In Candidatus Dormiibacterota bacterium, a single genomic region encodes these proteins:
- a CDS encoding glycine C-acetyltransferase, protein MNARFEAKLAADLEALKAAGTYKHLRHITTPMAPEVHMEEAGDVIVLSSNNYLGLADQPEVVDAGKRGLDRYGAGTASVRFICGTFDVHRTLERRIASFLDTESALTYVSCWNANTGLFPTICDEGAAIVSDELNHASIIDGVRLASKARRERFRHSDMQDLEGKLRTVGDAFPIVVATDGVFSMEGDLAKLPEIVALAERYGAIVVVDDSHGTGVMGETGRGTIEHFGLTGRVAVITGTLGKALGGAAGGFIAASRALVDTMIQRSRPQLFSNALPATVACSALEAIDYLDAHPELVTRLRDNVAYFRAGLRRIGYRPLDGESAIVPIIVGETAFAIAMSDALLKRGVFVTGFGYPVVPEGTARIRVQMSAKLTREEMDRALAAFATVGKDVGLLG, encoded by the coding sequence ATTAACGCGCGGTTCGAAGCAAAGCTCGCTGCCGACCTGGAGGCGCTCAAGGCGGCAGGCACCTACAAGCATCTACGCCACATCACGACGCCGATGGCGCCCGAAGTGCACATGGAGGAAGCGGGCGACGTCATCGTGCTATCATCGAACAACTACCTCGGGCTCGCCGATCAGCCCGAAGTCGTCGACGCAGGGAAGCGCGGGCTCGATCGATACGGCGCCGGAACGGCCTCGGTGCGCTTCATCTGCGGAACGTTCGACGTGCACCGCACGCTGGAGCGACGCATCGCCTCCTTCCTCGACACCGAATCCGCGCTGACGTATGTCTCCTGCTGGAACGCGAACACCGGACTCTTCCCGACGATCTGCGACGAAGGTGCCGCAATCGTCTCCGACGAGCTCAATCACGCCTCGATCATTGACGGCGTCCGTTTGGCATCGAAGGCACGTCGCGAGCGCTTCCGGCATAGCGACATGCAGGATCTCGAAGGCAAACTACGGACGGTAGGCGATGCGTTCCCCATCGTCGTCGCAACGGACGGCGTCTTTTCGATGGAGGGCGACCTCGCAAAGCTGCCCGAGATCGTCGCGCTTGCCGAGCGCTACGGCGCGATCGTCGTCGTCGACGATTCCCACGGAACGGGCGTGATGGGCGAGACCGGTCGCGGCACGATCGAGCACTTCGGTCTTACCGGTCGGGTCGCGGTCATCACCGGTACGCTCGGCAAGGCGCTCGGCGGCGCTGCCGGCGGCTTCATCGCTGCCAGCCGCGCGCTCGTCGATACGATGATCCAGCGCTCGCGCCCGCAGTTGTTCTCGAACGCGCTCCCGGCAACGGTTGCATGCAGCGCGCTCGAAGCGATCGACTACCTCGACGCACATCCCGAGCTCGTTACGCGTCTGCGCGATAACGTCGCATACTTTCGTGCGGGGCTCAGGCGCATCGGGTACCGCCCTCTGGACGGCGAGAGCGCGATCGTCCCGATCATCGTCGGCGAAACGGCGTTTGCTATTGCGATGAGTGACGCGCTCCTCAAACGCGGCGTCTTCGTGACGGGTTTCGGCTATCCGGTCGTCCCCGAGGGAACCGCGCGTATCCGCGTGCAGATGAGCGCGAAGCTAACACGCGAGGAGATGGACCGCGCGCTTGCCGCGTTCGCGACCGTGGGGAAGGACGTAGGGCTTCTCGGCTAG
- a CDS encoding phosphodiester glycosidase family protein, with protein MALVALRAFLYATLLLAASVSLCRAGARPAVSFATATISGRHVTYLVVRLDRVRVETALGHDRVARMESLAQMALRHHALAAIDGGFFESSFRGPIKDLIDTTVVNGRLVFKGDSGSTLFFDAKNRASIAQIPLRIEGALDGSYAYPNNWFAYWINRYPENASRSTVTIFTPAWGSATGLRGFQVLVEDGVIVQIAHRSLPIPLDGYVIYVRGEPEMASHFRVGRRIAYRLVRRDGEGLGSFGDAWQAIGGGPRLLLDGRVALDPHAEGFHDPALFRIAERSIVGVTRDGRRLILATATGTLHQMARIMRRLGAYDAMNLDGGASSGLWAWGHYLTRPHRMLNNALLILPRKPYVGNVASRHIP; from the coding sequence ATGGCTCTTGTGGCACTCCGGGCTTTCCTGTATGCGACGCTGCTTCTCGCCGCGTCCGTTTCACTCTGCCGCGCCGGCGCACGGCCGGCGGTCTCGTTCGCTACCGCAACGATCTCGGGCAGGCACGTCACCTACCTCGTCGTGCGGCTCGACCGAGTACGCGTCGAGACGGCACTCGGGCACGACCGCGTCGCGCGTATGGAATCGCTCGCGCAGATGGCGCTCCGTCACCACGCCCTCGCGGCGATCGACGGAGGGTTCTTCGAATCCTCATTTCGCGGCCCGATAAAGGACCTGATCGACACCACCGTCGTCAACGGCCGTCTCGTCTTCAAAGGCGACTCGGGCAGCACGCTTTTCTTCGACGCGAAGAACCGCGCGAGCATCGCACAGATTCCGCTGCGCATCGAAGGCGCGCTCGACGGCAGCTACGCCTATCCAAACAACTGGTTCGCGTACTGGATCAATCGCTATCCCGAGAACGCGAGCCGCTCGACCGTCACGATCTTCACGCCGGCATGGGGAAGTGCGACTGGGTTGCGGGGCTTTCAGGTCTTGGTCGAAGACGGCGTCATCGTGCAGATCGCACACCGGTCGCTCCCGATCCCGCTCGACGGCTACGTAATCTACGTCCGCGGCGAGCCCGAGATGGCGTCGCACTTCCGCGTCGGACGCCGCATCGCGTACCGCCTCGTGCGGCGCGACGGTGAGGGCCTCGGCAGCTTTGGCGACGCGTGGCAGGCGATCGGTGGCGGACCCCGTCTGCTTCTCGACGGGCGCGTCGCGCTGGATCCGCACGCCGAGGGATTTCACGATCCCGCACTCTTTCGTATTGCCGAGCGGAGCATCGTCGGCGTCACGCGCGACGGCCGTCGTCTCATCCTCGCCACCGCAACGGGAACGCTCCATCAGATGGCCCGCATCATGCGCCGCCTCGGGGCATACGACGCGATGAATCTCGACGGCGGAGCCTCGAGCGGCCTGTGGGCCTGGGGACATTACCTCACGCGCCCGCACCGCATGCTCAACAATGCGCTGCTGATTTTGCCGCGCAAGCCATATGTCGGGAACGTCGCTTCGCGCCACATTCCGTAG
- a CDS encoding high-potential iron-sulfur protein, which produces MSKSTDKLTRGEALRGLVVLPALAGLLASTTSIAQAKSSKSQVKYQSRPNGTQKCSGCRFFHPGKTASANGTCSIVEGAISPNGWCVAYAAK; this is translated from the coding sequence ATGAGCAAATCTACTGACAAGCTGACGCGCGGGGAAGCCCTGCGCGGGCTCGTCGTCTTACCGGCGCTCGCCGGACTCCTCGCCTCGACCACGTCGATCGCGCAAGCGAAGAGCTCCAAATCACAGGTCAAGTATCAATCGCGTCCCAACGGCACGCAGAAGTGCTCGGGATGCCGGTTCTTCCATCCGGGGAAGACGGCGAGTGCGAACGGGACGTGCAGCATCGTCGAGGGCGCGATCAGCCCCAACGGCTGGTGCGTCGCGTACGCGGCGAAGTAG